The Triticum dicoccoides isolate Atlit2015 ecotype Zavitan chromosome 6A, WEW_v2.0, whole genome shotgun sequence genome has a window encoding:
- the LOC119317050 gene encoding nicotinamidase 1-like: MGSEAGGGAAAIDLLRSAAPFLPDADLLLTPGTGLVLVDLVNGFCTVGAGNLAPVTPNKQIEKMVEESTRLAKVFCQRNWPVFAFLDTHHPDRPEPPFPPHCIIGSGEENFVPALEWLENDPNVTMRRKDCIDGYLASFEKDGSNVFSEWVAKFQIKTVLVVGICTDFCVLDFVSSTLAARNIGRVPPLEDVVIYSEGCATFDLPVEVARSIKGALAHPQDLMHHMGLYMAKSRGAKIVDGILEE; encoded by the exons ATGGGGTCCgaagccggcggcggcgccgccgcgaTTGACCTGCTCCGCTCGGCGGCGCCCTTCCTGCCGGACGCCGACCTTCTCCTGACGCCCGGCACGGGGCTCGTCCTCGTCGACCTCGTTAACGGCTtctgcaccgtcggcgccgggaaccTC GCCCCTGTCACCCCAAATAAGCAGATCGAGAAGATGGTGGAGGAGTCTACCAGGCTTGCCAAGGTGTTCTGCCAGAGGAACTGGCCGGTCTTTGCGTTCCTTGATACCCACCATCCCGATAGGCCCGAGCCGCCTTTCCCGCCGCACTGCATCATCGGCTCCGGTGAAGAAAACTTTGTTCCAG CTCTGGAGTGGCTGGAGAATGATCCAAATGTGACAATGAGGCGCAAGGACTGCATTGATGGTTATCTTGCTTCATTTGAGAAGGACGGGTCCAATGTTTTCAGCGAGTGGGTCGCAAAGTTCCAGATCAAAACC GTTTTGGTTGTAGGAATATGCACTGACTTCTGTGTTTTGGACTTTGTGAGTTCTACTCTGGCTGCAAGAAACATTGGCCGAGTGCCCCCGTTGGAAGATGTTGTGATCTATTCCGAGGGATGTGCGACATTTGACCTCCCTGTCGAAGTAGCCAGGAgtatcaagggagctttggcccatCCACAG GATCTTATGCATCACATGGGACTTTACATGGCCAAATCAAGGGGTGCGAAGATAGTTGACGGAATTCTCGAAGAATAA
- the LOC119317052 gene encoding probable E3 ubiquitin-protein ligase ARI8 yields the protein MDSEDDTRDSADEDFYSGGEAGLALSDDGDADYDFADRDSDDSDDLISHRQQQNYSVLSETDIKQHQADDMNRVSTVLSISKSEACALLRSYNWSVSKVHDEWFVDEARVRTAVGLPEKQNEMPNERELTCGICFESCPRESMGAASCGHPFCGVCWRGYISTAINDGPGCLMLRCPDPSCSAAVGQDMVNLFASDEDKGKYERYLCRSYIEDNRKTKWCPAPGCEYAVEFVVGSGSYDVSCGCSYGFCWNCTEEAHRPVDCSTVSKWILKNSAESENMNWILANSKPCPKCKRPIEKNQGCMHITCTPPCKFEFCWLCLGPWSDHGERTGGFYACNRYEAARQEGAFDDSERRREMAKNSLERYTHYYERWAANQSSRQKALGDLQSLQNDKLEKLSDIQSQPESQLKFIIEAWLQIVECRRVLKWTYAYGYYLPDHEHAKRQFFEYVQGEAESGLERLHQCAEKELQIYLDADCPSKDFNDFRTKLAGLTSVTRNYFENLVRALESGLNDVGAHSGQGACSKAVSSKNLGGKSKSGKNKAPVGASKSGSSTRGMDDGNIWACDQCTFANPRSARSCQVCDHQQHR from the exons ATGGATTCAGAGGACGACACGCGCGACTCCGCCGATGAGGACTTCTACAGCGGCGGCGAGGCGGGCCTCGCCCTCAGCGACGACGGGGACGCGGACTACGACTTCGCCGACCGCGACTCCGATGACTCGGATGACCTAATCTCCCACAGGCAGCAG CAAAACTACAGTGTACTGAGTGAAACTGACATAAAGCAACATCAAGCAGATGACATGAATCGGGTTTCAACTGTTCTTTCAATTTCGAAATCAGAAGCTTGCGCCCTTCTTCGCAGTTATAACTG GAGCGTTAGTAAGGTGCATGACGAGTGGTTTGTTGATGAAGCACGAGTTCGTACTGCCGTTGGTTTACCGGAGAAGCAAAACGAAATGCCAAATGAAAGAGAA CTTACGTGTGGGATTTGCTTCGAAAGTTGTCCACGTGAGTCAATGGGTGCTgcttcatgtgggcatcctttctgTGGTGTATGTTGGAGAG GCTATATTAGCACAGCTATAAATGATGGTCCAGGATGTTTGATGTTGAGATGTCCTGATCCATCCTGTTCTGCTGCTGTTGGACAAGATATGGTTAATTTATTCGCTAGTGACGAGGATAAGGGGAAGTATGAACGATATCTTTGCAGATCTTACATTGAAGATAATAGAAAA ACAAAATGGTGTCCTGCTCCGGGCTGCGAGTATGCTGTGGAATTTGTCGTTGGCAGTGGCAGCTATGATGTTTCTTGTGGCTGTTCTTACGGGTTCTGTTGGAAC TGCACGGAGGAAGCTCATCGCCCTGTAGACTGTTCCACAGTTTCCAAATGGATTCTCAAGAATAGTGCGGAATCCGAGAATATGAACTG GATACTAGCTAATTCGAAGCCTTGTCCCAAGTGCAAGCGGCCTATTGAAAAAAACCAGGGCTGCATGCACATTACGTGCACACCGCCATGTAAATTTGAATTCTGCTG GCTTTGTCTTGGTCCATGGTCAGATCACGGGGAGAGAACAGGTGGTTTTTATGCTTGTAACCGTTATGAGGCAGCAAGGCAAGAAGGAGCG TTTGATGATTCTGAAAGGAGAAGAGAAATGGCAAAGAATTCCCTCGAGAGATATACACATTACTATGAGCGATGGGCAGCCAATCAGTCA TCAAGGCAAAAGGCGCTTGGGGATCTGCAGAGTCTGCAGAATGATAAG CTTGAAAAGCTAAGTGACATACAAAGCCAACCTGAGTCACAGCTTAAGTTCATAATTGAAGCATGGTTACAG ATTGTTGAATGTAGGCGGGTATTGAAGTGGACTTACGCATATGGTTATTACCTTCCAGACCATGAACATGCCAAAAGGCAGTTCTTCGAATACGTTCAAG GTGAAGCAGAATCTGGTTTGGAACGCCTTCATCAGTGTGCGGAGAAAGAACTTCAGATCTATCTCGATGCAGACTGCCCATCTAAAGATTTTAATGACTTCCGTACAAAGTTGGCTGGATTGACCAG CGTAACTCGCAATTATTTCGAAAACCTGGTCCGTGCATTGGAGTCTGGATTGAATGATGTTGGAGCTCATAGCGGCCAAGGTGCATGTAGCAAGGCCGTAAGCTCCAAGAACCTTGGCGGTAAGAGCAAGAGTGGCAAGAACAAGGCACCTGTTGGTGCCTCGAAGTCGGGCAGCTCAACCCGTGGTATGGATGATGGGAACATCTGGGCCTGTGATCAGTGCACGTTTGCAAACCCTAGGTCTGCTAGGAGCTGCCAGGTTTGTGACCATCAGCAGCACCGTTAG